Proteins encoded in a region of the Paenibacillus sp. E222 genome:
- a CDS encoding chitinase N-terminal domain-containing protein, giving the protein MGKLTRMRGVWVKSLLALSMALPLQIGLWNGDATVQAEWATDPAPFIQAKVVNGNAGKKVLFDNTHAQTAGAADWVIDGGFSDFGNALANDGYYVKELRKTTPFTYDDLKEYNVFVIAEPNVPFKTTEQAAMKEYVEKGGSIFFIGDHYNADRNKNRWDGSEAINGYRRGAFEDPAKGMSTEERNSEAMQNVTSSDWLSDNFGVRFRYNALGDINATNIVPAGQAFGITEGVSAVAMHAGSTLAITDPTKAKGIVYLPKTNAAWPNAVDQGVYNGGGVEEGPYVAVSKLGAGKAAFIGDSSPVEDASPKYLREETGARKTTYDGFKEVDDGKLLVNTVNWLTTQENYTSLTQVSGLQLDNATALLPFEQPAASTEPQAEPWAAPAAGYKWYDRSTFKAGSYGGPASSANASYSFVKQETLPNAEDFQIRVVVENMPANTTVSGYSAGIYLTGGTQVAMIQNESGTWPTSYGYSSNFSVTSDSKGRAIKDLNVRIKSGTTGAASLRLRLNGSNLITTAVTVGNVPAEQLPEEEGPIPATISIADARTKAAGSTVTVEGVVTTEPGAFGGQSFYLQDTTGGLYVFQSTGGFHAGDVVKVTAATALYNSEFELTDIVAIEKTGTASIPAAIEVPAVTAANQGQLVQLKEVTVENIISATPVGSFEFDAVAADGTSTHVRVDTRTGVTQTSFPYAAGDKISVTGVAAIFKDVFQLKPRSLNDFVAVEEGGEEGPSTPAVGAPGKPALTSNNGYSNGLSEGSYTVTMNLWWGDNGTSYKLYEDGVLIDTQKLTDATPAAQSAQTTINGKANGTYTYVAELTNSKGTTRSEVLTVQVANAAPGKAVLSQDNWDGDGNYKVTMNLWWGTNATEYRLYENGQLIDTKALNAVTPNAQSAVTDVSGHANGTYTYRAELINAAGVTSTETITVQVTKSAVSLPAAS; this is encoded by the coding sequence TTGGGTAAATTGACACGTATGCGAGGAGTATGGGTAAAATCACTCCTGGCATTGTCCATGGCATTGCCGCTTCAGATCGGATTGTGGAACGGAGATGCAACGGTTCAGGCCGAATGGGCAACAGACCCTGCACCGTTCATTCAAGCGAAGGTTGTTAACGGAAATGCAGGCAAGAAAGTACTGTTCGACAATACTCATGCACAGACAGCCGGAGCAGCTGACTGGGTCATTGACGGAGGCTTTTCTGACTTCGGCAATGCACTCGCGAATGATGGATATTATGTAAAGGAACTGCGCAAGACCACTCCTTTTACCTACGACGATCTGAAAGAATATAACGTGTTTGTCATCGCTGAACCCAATGTTCCCTTCAAAACAACAGAACAGGCAGCCATGAAAGAGTATGTAGAAAAAGGCGGCAGCATCTTCTTTATTGGAGATCACTACAATGCTGACCGTAACAAAAACCGCTGGGATGGTTCTGAAGCGATTAACGGCTATCGTCGTGGCGCGTTTGAAGATCCAGCCAAAGGCATGAGCACAGAGGAGCGTAACTCTGAGGCTATGCAGAATGTAACTAGCAGCGACTGGTTGTCCGATAATTTCGGCGTACGCTTCCGTTACAACGCATTAGGCGATATTAACGCCACTAACATTGTGCCTGCTGGACAGGCATTTGGCATTACGGAAGGTGTATCTGCTGTAGCCATGCACGCAGGATCTACACTTGCGATCACCGATCCAACAAAGGCTAAAGGTATTGTATACCTGCCGAAAACGAATGCAGCTTGGCCGAACGCTGTTGACCAAGGCGTATACAACGGCGGTGGAGTTGAGGAAGGTCCTTACGTAGCCGTATCCAAGCTGGGTGCAGGTAAAGCAGCGTTTATCGGGGATTCCTCTCCGGTTGAAGATGCTTCACCGAAGTATCTGCGCGAAGAGACCGGTGCTCGCAAAACAACGTATGACGGCTTCAAAGAAGTGGATGACGGCAAATTGCTGGTCAATACCGTTAACTGGCTTACTACGCAAGAAAATTACACTAGCTTGACTCAAGTAAGCGGACTTCAACTGGATAATGCAACAGCATTGCTTCCGTTCGAACAACCTGCTGCTTCCACAGAACCACAGGCTGAACCTTGGGCCGCACCAGCTGCAGGATACAAATGGTATGATCGTTCCACATTCAAAGCAGGTTCTTATGGTGGACCAGCTTCAAGCGCGAACGCTTCCTACAGCTTCGTGAAGCAGGAAACCCTGCCTAATGCGGAGGATTTCCAGATCCGTGTGGTTGTAGAGAACATGCCTGCTAACACAACCGTTTCCGGTTACAGTGCAGGAATCTATCTGACGGGCGGAACACAGGTCGCCATGATTCAGAATGAAAGTGGTACATGGCCGACTTCTTACGGATATAGCTCCAACTTTAGCGTAACTTCCGACAGCAAAGGTCGCGCAATCAAGGACTTGAATGTCCGCATTAAATCAGGTACAACGGGCGCTGCCAGCCTGCGTCTGCGTCTGAACGGCAGCAACCTGATCACGACTGCAGTTACCGTCGGCAATGTTCCGGCTGAGCAGCTTCCGGAAGAAGAAGGACCAATCCCGGCAACGATCAGCATTGCTGATGCACGCACCAAAGCAGCTGGTTCAACGGTTACAGTTGAGGGTGTCGTTACTACAGAGCCAGGTGCTTTTGGTGGACAATCCTTCTATCTTCAAGACACAACCGGCGGCCTTTATGTTTTCCAAAGCACTGGCGGCTTCCACGCTGGAGATGTGGTTAAAGTAACAGCAGCAACGGCGCTGTACAACAGTGAATTTGAGCTTACGGATATCGTAGCGATCGAGAAAACGGGTACAGCCTCCATCCCTGCTGCCATTGAAGTGCCAGCAGTTACGGCTGCAAACCAAGGTCAACTCGTTCAATTGAAAGAAGTAACTGTTGAGAACATCATTAGTGCAACACCGGTAGGTTCGTTTGAATTCGATGCAGTTGCAGCGGACGGAACAAGCACGCATGTACGTGTGGATACACGCACAGGTGTAACGCAAACGTCCTTCCCTTATGCAGCAGGCGATAAGATCAGCGTGACAGGTGTTGCCGCTATTTTCAAAGATGTATTTCAACTGAAGCCTAGAAGCTTGAACGATTTCGTAGCAGTTGAAGAAGGCGGCGAAGAAGGACCTTCTACGCCAGCTGTTGGCGCACCAGGTAAACCGGCGCTTACATCCAACAATGGTTACAGCAACGGTCTGTCCGAAGGATCTTATACCGTTACGATGAACCTTTGGTGGGGTGACAATGGCACTAGCTATAAGTTGTATGAAGATGGCGTGCTGATTGACACACAAAAGCTCACAGACGCTACCCCAGCAGCGCAATCGGCCCAAACTACGATTAATGGCAAAGCTAACGGTACTTATACCTATGTAGCTGAGCTGACGAACTCCAAGGGTACAACTCGCAGTGAAGTACTCACGGTACAAGTTGCGAATGCTGCCCCTGGCAAAGCAGTTCTCTCCCAAGACAATTGGGATGGGGACGGTAACTACAAAGTGACGATGAATCTGTGGTGGGGAACCAATGCAACAGAATACCGTCTCTATGAGAATGGTCAACTGATCGATACCAAAGCACTGAACGCAGTAACACCTAATGCACAAAGCGCTGTGACAGATGTATCCGGTCACGCGAATGGAACGTACACGTATCGCGCCGAGCTGATCAATGCAGCGGGTGTGACAAGCACGGAAACGATTACGGTACAAGTAACGAAATCCGCTGTATCTTTGCCAGCAGCAAGCTAG
- the phnC gene encoding phosphonate ABC transporter ATP-binding protein, translating to MIELHNVTKTYANGTKGLNNINLKFKQGEFIAVVGLSGAGKSTLLRSINRLHDISEGEILINGKSITKAHGKSLRMIRRDIGMIFQSFNLVKRSSVLRNVLAGRVGYHSTMRTILGRFPKEDTELAFGALERVNIEEKAYSRADQLSGGQQQRVAIARVLAQEAKIILADEPVASLDPLTTKQVMDDLKRINQDLGITTIVNLHFIDLAREYATRIVGLRAGEVVFDGPVSEATDERFAEIYGRPILADELLDKQAVQEQRGEVLV from the coding sequence ATGATTGAGCTTCACAACGTAACGAAAACATACGCTAACGGCACCAAGGGCCTGAATAATATTAATCTGAAATTTAAACAAGGAGAGTTCATTGCCGTCGTTGGTTTGTCTGGTGCGGGAAAATCGACGCTTCTGCGTTCCATTAACCGACTTCATGATATCAGTGAAGGTGAGATTTTGATTAATGGCAAGTCGATCACCAAAGCTCATGGCAAGTCACTGCGCATGATCCGCCGGGATATCGGCATGATCTTTCAGAGCTTCAATCTCGTGAAACGTTCCAGTGTGCTTCGTAACGTGCTTGCTGGACGCGTGGGATATCATTCCACGATGCGTACCATTCTGGGTCGTTTTCCCAAAGAAGATACAGAACTCGCATTTGGAGCACTGGAACGGGTAAATATCGAAGAAAAAGCCTATTCCCGTGCAGATCAGTTGTCCGGTGGGCAGCAGCAACGGGTGGCCATAGCCCGAGTGCTTGCACAGGAAGCTAAAATCATTCTGGCAGACGAGCCTGTCGCTTCACTCGATCCACTCACAACGAAACAGGTAATGGATGATCTGAAACGCATTAACCAGGATCTCGGTATTACAACGATCGTTAACCTTCACTTTATTGATCTAGCCAGAGAGTATGCGACCCGTATTGTTGGATTGCGTGCCGGCGAAGTCGTGTTTGATGGTCCGGTATCCGAAGCAACGGATGAGCGTTTTGCAGAAATTTATGGCAGACCTATTCTGGCAGACGAGCTGCTGGATAAACAGGCTGTACAGGAACAGCGGGGAGAAGTTCTGGTATGA
- the phnE gene encoding phosphonate ABC transporter, permease protein PhnE, with protein sequence MKQPVNVSIDGSLQNESGKGKRPGTGSNSAVHRPKPPGRTKHLLTLVIILLLLWASARQTDASFSELFEGLPNMMDLLREMFPPRWSYFDNIVQGMLETIRMALIGTTIGAIIAIPVSIICAGNLMPSRWIYYPARFVLNLIRTVPDLLLAALFVAVFGLGPIPGILALAVFSVGLIAKLTYETLETIDQGPLEAMTAVGMNRIQLIVYGVVPQLAAQFTSYVLYAFEINVRAAAILGLVGAGGIGLYYEATLGFLEYDKTSVIILFTLVIVLIIDYVSTKLREKLL encoded by the coding sequence ATGAAGCAACCCGTAAACGTATCGATAGATGGATCCTTGCAGAACGAATCAGGAAAGGGAAAGCGTCCTGGCACAGGCTCGAATTCGGCTGTCCATCGTCCCAAACCACCAGGGCGTACCAAGCATCTGCTCACGCTAGTCATCATTCTGCTGCTTTTGTGGGCAAGTGCAAGACAGACCGATGCCAGCTTCAGTGAGCTGTTTGAAGGTTTGCCGAACATGATGGATCTGCTGCGTGAGATGTTCCCGCCGCGGTGGAGCTACTTTGACAACATCGTTCAGGGCATGCTGGAGACGATCCGTATGGCTCTGATCGGTACAACGATCGGTGCGATCATCGCAATTCCGGTCTCGATCATCTGTGCAGGCAACTTAATGCCTAGCCGTTGGATCTACTATCCGGCTCGCTTCGTACTGAACCTGATTCGTACCGTGCCTGACCTGCTGCTGGCGGCGCTGTTCGTTGCAGTGTTTGGACTGGGACCGATTCCTGGTATATTGGCACTCGCCGTCTTCTCGGTGGGACTGATTGCCAAGCTGACCTACGAAACGCTGGAAACGATTGATCAGGGACCGCTTGAAGCGATGACGGCTGTAGGCATGAACCGGATTCAACTGATTGTTTATGGCGTGGTGCCCCAACTGGCCGCCCAGTTTACTTCCTATGTACTGTATGCCTTTGAGATTAATGTACGTGCCGCTGCCATACTCGGATTGGTTGGTGCAGGGGGCATCGGACTGTATTATGAAGCAACACTTGGATTCCTGGAATATGACAAAACGAGTGTGATCATTCTGTTTACCCTTGTCATTGTTCTGATCATTGATTATGTAAGTACTAAGCTGCGGGAGAAATTGTTATGA
- a CDS encoding phosphate/phosphite/phosphonate ABC transporter substrate-binding protein, translated as MLVLFLSACGSNSSTTGSANGADTSSNSSSTDTAETDKAAEGYVPTELTVQFVPSQNADTLEAKAKPLEKLLGDKLGIPVKVSVSTDYNTIIEAMASNKVDVGFLPPTAYVLAKEKGAAEVILQAQRFGVNDETGAPTEQLADSYKSMIIVKKDSPIQSVEDLKGKKIAYQNVTSSAGYVWPAALLLDRGIDPLKDVQPITVKGHDQGVLAVLNGDVDAAAIFQDARNTVAKDYPTVFEDTRVLAFTEPIPNDTIAVRTDMNADWTAKIKQAFIDIGKDPQGHEIIKEIYTHEGYVESDDSKFDIVREYGEKVKTE; from the coding sequence TAACAGTAGTACAACAGGTTCGGCTAACGGGGCTGATACGAGCTCGAATTCATCCAGTACTGACACGGCAGAGACAGACAAAGCCGCTGAAGGTTACGTGCCGACTGAGCTGACTGTACAATTCGTTCCATCACAAAATGCAGATACACTCGAAGCCAAAGCAAAACCGCTCGAGAAGCTGCTGGGTGACAAATTGGGTATCCCGGTGAAGGTCAGCGTATCCACAGACTACAACACAATTATTGAAGCAATGGCTTCCAATAAAGTGGACGTAGGTTTCCTGCCTCCGACGGCTTATGTACTTGCCAAAGAAAAAGGCGCAGCTGAAGTTATTCTTCAGGCACAACGTTTTGGTGTAAATGATGAGACTGGCGCTCCAACCGAGCAACTGGCAGATTCGTATAAATCCATGATTATTGTGAAAAAAGACTCGCCGATCCAATCCGTTGAGGATCTGAAAGGCAAAAAAATCGCTTACCAAAACGTAACTTCTTCCGCAGGTTATGTATGGCCGGCAGCCCTGTTGCTCGACAGAGGCATTGATCCTTTGAAAGATGTACAACCAATCACAGTTAAAGGCCATGACCAAGGCGTACTGGCAGTACTGAACGGCGACGTTGATGCTGCAGCGATTTTCCAAGATGCTCGTAACACGGTAGCGAAAGATTACCCGACTGTATTTGAAGATACTCGTGTACTGGCGTTCACTGAGCCTATTCCTAACGATACGATCGCAGTACGTACTGACATGAATGCAGATTGGACAGCGAAGATCAAACAAGCATTCATCGACATCGGTAAAGATCCACAAGGTCACGAAATTATCAAAGAAATCTACACACATGAAGGTTATGTAGAGTCGGATGACAGCAAGTTTGATATCGTTCGTGAGTACGGCGAGAAAGTAAAAACCGAGTAG
- the phnE gene encoding phosphonate ABC transporter, permease protein PhnE: MMKNETSVIRRKPRKNPLRWVIVILLILVYAWALAGVPFTGLKETAGQIMKAIIAGVFSPDWDFVYLPEGEDLLRGLLDTLAISVLGTVISAVLCIPFAFWSARNMSSFRPVSSTGKMVLSFIRTFPEIIMALLFIKAVGPGSFAGVLALGLHSIGMLGKLFADEVENIDYGPSEALLASGATRMQQLWFAVLPQVLPGFLNYTLYRFEINVRSATILGVIGAGGIGTPLIFALSTRNWPRVGIILLGIIVMITIIDLISGYIRKKLV, translated from the coding sequence ATGATGAAAAATGAAACAAGCGTAATCCGGCGCAAACCACGGAAGAACCCGCTTCGCTGGGTTATTGTAATCTTGCTTATACTTGTGTACGCATGGGCACTTGCCGGTGTGCCGTTTACCGGTTTGAAGGAAACCGCTGGTCAGATCATGAAGGCAATTATCGCTGGGGTTTTCTCCCCGGATTGGGACTTTGTTTATCTGCCTGAGGGTGAAGATTTGCTGCGAGGATTGTTGGATACGCTGGCGATCTCCGTACTGGGTACCGTCATATCCGCCGTATTATGTATCCCGTTTGCATTCTGGTCTGCCCGGAATATGAGCAGCTTCCGTCCTGTATCGAGTACGGGCAAAATGGTGCTCAGCTTTATCCGTACGTTCCCTGAGATTATTATGGCTTTGCTGTTCATCAAGGCGGTGGGCCCGGGTTCTTTCGCGGGTGTACTCGCCCTTGGACTGCATTCCATCGGGATGCTTGGTAAACTGTTTGCTGACGAAGTGGAAAATATTGATTATGGTCCTTCTGAAGCGTTGCTAGCTTCCGGAGCAACTCGCATGCAGCAGCTGTGGTTTGCTGTACTGCCACAGGTTTTGCCTGGATTCCTTAACTACACGTTGTATCGGTTCGAGATTAATGTGCGTTCTGCGACCATACTGGGTGTAATTGGGGCAGGGGGGATCGGTACCCCGCTGATCTTTGCCCTCAGTACGCGGAATTGGCCGCGAGTAGGGATTATCCTGTTGGGTATTATCGTGATGATCACGATTATCGATTTGATCTCGGGGTATATTCGCAAGAAGCTGGTATAG